From a single Fusarium fujikuroi IMI 58289 draft genome, chromosome FFUJ_chr03 genomic region:
- a CDS encoding probable cytochrome-b5 reductase, translated as MSSNGDNHSLFARHYIDYVYAPGLLLVVGTLIVKKEWAPWALLVAVVFGIYNFMAFQVKTTLKPDVFQEFELEEKTIVSHNVAIYRFKLPSPKHILGLPIGQHISIGAPCPQPDGTTKEIVRSYTPISGDHQPGHVDLLIKSYPQGNISKHMASLTVGQTIKVRGPKGAFVYTPNMVRHFGMIAGGTGITPMLQVIRAIVRGRAAGDKTEVDLIFANVTAQDILLKEDLDALAKQDSGIRVHYVLDKPEEGWTGGVGYVTADMIDKYLPKPADDVKILLCGPPPMISGLKKATESLGFKKARPVSKLVDQVFAF; from the exons ATGTCTTCTAATGGCGACAACCACTCGCTCTTCGCGAGACACTACATCGACTATGTCTACGCCCCTGGCCTGCTCCTCGTCGTTGGCACTCTTATCGTTAAGAAGGAATGGGCCCCTTGggctcttcttgtcgccgTAGTATTCGGCATTTACAACTTCATGGCCTTCC AGGTCAAGACAACTCTTAAGCCCGATGTCTTTCAGGAGTTCGAGCTCGAGGAGAAGACCATTGTCTCTCACAATGTCGCCAT CTACCGCTTCAAGCTCCCCAGCCCCAAGCACATCCTCGGTCTTCCCATCGGCCAGCACATCTCAATTGGCGCTCCCTGCCCCCAGCCCGATGGCACTACCAAGGAGATTGTTCGTTCCTACACTCCCATCTCTGGTGACCACCAGCCCGGCCACGTCGACCTCTTAATCAAGTCTTATCCTCAGGGCAACATCTCCAAGCATATGGCCTCTCTCACCGTGGGTCAGACCATCAAGGTCCGTGGCCCCAAGGGCGCCTTTGTCTACACTCCCAACATGGTTCGACACTTTGGTATGATTGCTGGCGGTACTGGAATCACTCCCATGCTCCAAGTCATCCGCGCCATCGTTCGTGGCCGAGCTGCCGGAGACAAGACCGAGGTCGACCTCATCTTTGCCAACGTTACTGCCCAGGATATCCTTCTCAAGGAGGACCTCGACGCTCTCGCTAAGCAGGACTCTGGTATCCGCGTTCACTACGTCCTCGACAAGCCCGAGGAGGGTTGGACTGGTGGCGTTGGCTACGTCACTGCCGACATGATCGAC AAATATCTTCCCAAGCCTGCCGATGATGTCAAGATTCTTCTGTGCGGTCCTCCTCCCATGATTAGCGGTCTCAAGAAGGCAACAGAGAGCCTTGGCTTCAAGAAGGCCCGTCCTGTCAGCAAGCTTGTTGACCAGGTCTTTGCCTTCTAA
- a CDS encoding related to PAN1-actin-cytoskeleton assembly protein gives MYSNSNAFLGGNSQRPGGQQQQYGGGSFGNLGAGQQPGQPSPFAPQPTGFGQAPLQQQYTGFPMQGQGLQPQQPLQQQFTGFPGQQQQQSQPQQQSFQTGAPAMPSIPPQFQQQQQQQPTSFSASPQQASGPSNPPPAPMKPQATGFTEMAASFQTGGTAKPRGRRQEKSQPNKIPNIRLSFITAQDQAKFETLFKSAVGETGMTMSGEKARDLLMRSRLDGDSLSHIWTLADTTRAGQLYFPEFALAMYLCNLKLTGKQLPPALPENIKNEVSSMVDIISFSVADESAPGASSSSAPDIRTNTATPPTIQQPQPQPQASNAQLLQAQMTGFPGQQTGFGQQQGLQNQQTGFPGMANNPQATGYSGPRPPMPPMPTGFGQSLAPGPAGGMAAPLNAQPTGRPGQWGLVNAPSTGLPNIDALQAQMMPQQGREAGNFTTQGLRGNAVIPWAITKEEKTRYDSLFKAWDGLGKGYIGGDQAIEIFGQSGLEKPDLERVWTLADHGNKGRLDLDEFAVAMHLIYRKLNGYPLPNNLPPELVPPSTRNFSQSIGTLKSMLHDESEFRTKSGAALLPQKTGVSYMKNRSFRGAPAGAVAGRKDATVFKNEDEQFGYRSSARRRVGNNSPRPESPASVASNDDLTLDQLKKKIKEKEVLLDAMDFADEKNHEEDDILDRRDRREAEELYRRIRRIQEDIDSHPDAALASGDSDAERRALKRQLQSLTDKVPELASQVRRTEKAIMDARLELFRIKDAKAHPGSGAPIVGTGPGGTVTESDRLKARAKAMMQQRTAALTGKKVDVGTEDLDAPKRLEEESIKVKNEKESNERMVRDVEESVRDFAHGIEDSLKEGGRDNTSEHEKRRWEDALGVEDEVRDFIFDLQRESRSVRIRAQDKRPARASARTEESRPERVASPRVESPVSTSRTATPPAGGSYSSYKTPEERAAFIKQQAEQRMAERLAALGIKAPTKSGETAAQRIERERAERAAKLRQAEEEDARREADRQARLAEEQGIPPPTPEQSKAEAKRPPPPPTRHRGKPEADQEAAKRVEEDAAAKRAEEARLAHEHEQQQRETQQMEEDAKEQEDDLAKEREASEARLKALEEQVRQGKLRKEEEKKRKKAAMAEAKEKEAKLAARRAEIEAARQRELELQRQLEAMEDDDSSSSDEDAGPQQITPQASTPTRSDSQVASQELDKKASPPPAAEAVSSPPPPPPPAVVTSPPSETESKNPFFRMMSQSTEGTPAAAPPAPSATNPFHRMTQNQEGKAPSGPVSRRRADTDDWGSDNDDKDDDSDDERPGGGSAAQLASMLFGTMAPPRPLSAAGRESATASPVAANAAPPPPPPMPSVGAPPPPPPPMGGAPPPPPPPGDAPAPASGGGRPAGFLSEIQLGKALKKTTTKDSSAAAVAGRVLD, from the exons ATGTATTCCAACTCGAACGCCTTCCTAGGCGGTAATAGCCAGCGTCCTGGtggccagcagcagcaatatgGTGGAGGATCCTTTGGTAATCTGGGTGCTGGCCAGCAGCCCGGCCAACCCAGCCCCTTTGCGCCTCAACCTACAGGTTTCGGGCAAGCACCTCTGCAGCAGCAGTATACGGGCTTTCCAATGCAGGGTCAGGGACTACAGCCGCAGCAGCCCCTTCAACAACAGTTTACAGGTTTTCCGggacagcaacaacaacaatcccagccgcagcagcagagcTTCCAGACCGGTGCTCCTGCGATGCCGTCGATCCCGCCTCAgttccagcagcaacagcagcagcaacccaCTAGCTTCTCCGCCTCGCCTCAGCAAGCCTCTGGGCCTTCAaacccaccaccagcaccgaTGAAGCCCCAGGCTACCGGCTTCACCGAGATGGCCGCGTCCTTTCAGACTGGCGGTACTGCGAAGCCCCGAGGTCGGAGACAGGAGAAGTCGCAGCCCAACAAAATCCCTAACATCCGCCTCTCCTTCATCACAGCCCAGGACCAGGCCAAGTTCGAAACCCTGTTCAAGTCTGCCGTGGGAGAAACTGGCATGACCATGTCAGGAGAGAAGGCTCGGGATCTGCTCATGAGGTCAAGACTTGATGGCGACTCTCTATCGCACATCTG GACTCTTGCTGATACCACTCGTGCTGGCCAGCTCTACTTCCCCGAATTCGCACTCGCCATGTACCTGTGCAACTTGAAACTGACTGGCAAGCAGCTGCCACCTGCCCTGCCcgagaacatcaagaacGAGGTTTCGAGTATGGTGGATATAATTAGCTTCAGCGTCGCTGACGAGAGTGCTCCTGGAGCCAGCTCTTCCTCTGCTCCTGATATCAGAACCAACACTGCCACTCCACCAACCATTCAGCAGCCgcaacctcagcctcaagcctCAAATGCACAGCTGCTTCAAGCGCAGATGACTGGGTTCCCGGGACAGCAGACAGGTTTCGGTCAACAACAGGGTCTGCAAAACCAGCAAACAGGGTTCCCTGGCATGGCAAACAACCCTCAAGCCACAGGTTACAGCGGTCCTCGTCCCCCGATGCCCCCGATGCCCACGGGATTTGGCCAGTCGCTCGCTCCTGGGCCTGCAGGTGGTATGGCTGCCCCTCTGAATGCTCAACCTACAGGACGGCCTGGCCAGTGGGGTCTTGTCAATGCTCCTTCTACCGGCCTGCCCAACATTGATGCCCTTCAAGCCCAGATGATGCCTCAACAGGGCCGAGAAGCCGGAAACTTCACCACTCAGGGACTGCGAGGAAACGCCGTTATCCCCTGGGCCATTacaaaggaagaaaagacccGATACGATTCTCTTTTCAAGGCTTGGGATGGCCTGGGCAAGGGGTACATCGGTGGTGACCAGGCTATCGAGATATTTGGTCAGAGTGGACTTGAGAAGCCCGATCTTGAGCGAGTTTGGACTCTGGCTGATCACGGTAATAAGGGACGTCTGGATCTCGACGAATTCGCCGTTGCCATGCATTTAATCTACAGAAAGCTAAACGGTTATCCATTGCCTAACAACCTCCCCCCTGAGCTTGTTCCTCCTTCGACTCGAAACTTTAGCCAGTCCATCGGTACCCTCAAGTCAATGCTTCACGATGAATCTGAATTCCGTACCAAGTCAGGTGCAGCTCTGCTTCCGCAGAAGACTGGCGTTAGCTATATGAAGAACCGCTCATTCAGGGGCGCACCCGCCGGAGCCGTCGCTGGTCGGAAGGATGCCACAGTCTTCAAAAACGAAGACGAACAGTTTGGATATAGATCTAGCGCTCGTCGCAGGGTCGGCAACAACTCGCCTCGTCCCGAATCTCCCGCTTCTGTCGCCTCGAATGACGACCTGACCTTGGATCAGCTCAAGAAAAAGATTaaggagaaggaggttctccttgatgccatggacttcgctgatgagaagaaccaTGAAGAGGACGACATCCTCGACCGCCGTGACCGCCGTGAGGCGGAGGAACTCTATCGTCGCATTCGTCGAATCCAAGAGGATATCGACTCTCATCCCGATGCAGCCCTTGCAAGCGGAGACTCCGATGCTGAGCGGAGAGCTCTCAAGCGCCAACTTCAAAGTCTTACTGACAAGGTTCCTGAACTTGCTTCGCAGGTGCGCAGAACTGAGAAAGCCATTATGGATGCTCGGTTGGAACTGTTCCGtatcaaggatgccaagGCTCACCCTGGCAGTGGTGCTCCTATTGTAGGAACAGGACCTGGCGGTACAGTAACTGAGTCAGACCGACTCAAGGCCAGGGCCAAGGCCATGATGCAGCAGCGAACTGCTGCGTTAACTGGTAAGAAGGTTGATGTCGGCACTGAGGATCTCGATGCGCCTAAGcgtcttgaggaagagagcatCAAGGTAAAGAATGAAAAGGAGAGTAACGAACGTATGGTtcgtgatgttgaggaaagTGTTCGCGACTTCGCGCACGGTATCGAGGACAGTCTCAAAGAGGGTGGCCGTGACAACACCAGTGAGCACGAAAAACGCCGCTGGGAGGACGCACTcggtgtcgaggatgaggttcGAGACTTTATCTTCGACCTTCAGCGTGAAAGTCGCAGCGTTCGAATTCGTGCTCAAGACAAGCGACCCGCCCGGGCTTCAGCACGCACCGAGGAAAGTCGGCCGGAACGTGTCGCTAGTCCTAGAGTTGAGAGTCCTGTCTCGACCTCTCGTACGGCAACTCCTCCTGCTGGAGGCTCATATTCTTCATACAAGACCCCTGAGGAGCGAGCTGCTTTTATTAAACAGCAAGCTGAACAGCGAATGGCTGAGAGGCTGGCCGCTCTTGGTATCAAGGCCCCGACAAAGTCCGGCGAGACAGCTGCGCAGCGCATCGAGCGAGAACGCGCTGAGCGAGCTGCGAAGTTACGACaggcagaggaagaggatgctcGTAGGGAAGCCGATCGCCAGGCTCGTCTAGCTGAAGAGCAAGGGATTCCACCTCCTACACCTGAGCAATCCAAGGCGGAGGCTAAGAGGCCTCCACCTCCCCCAACGCGACACCGTGGTAAGCCAGAGGCCGATCAAGAGGCTGCAAAGAGggttgaagaggatgctGCCGCTAAGCGGGCCGAAGAAGCACGACTTGCCCATGAGcacgagcagcagcagcgcgaGACGCAGCAGATGGA AGAAGACGCAAAGGAACAGGAGGACGATCTCGCCAAGGAGCGTGAGGCTTCTGAAGCTCGTCTGAAAGCCCTTGAAGAACAAGTGAGACAAGGCAAACTTCgcaaggaggaagagaagaagcggaagaagGCAGCCATGgctgaggccaaggagaaggaggccaaACTTGCGGCAAGGCGGGCAGAGATTGAGGCTGCGCGTCAACGGGAGCTAGAACTTCAACGGCAGCTTGAAGCCATGGAAGACGACGATAGCTCGTCGTCGGATGAAGACGCAGGACCTCAGCAAATCACTCCTCAAGCTTCTACGCCGACCAGGAGTGACAGTCAGGTAGCCAGCCAAGAGCTTGACAAGAAGGCCTCTCCACcccctgctgctgaggcagTTTcctctccaccaccacctcctcctccagcggTTGTCACGTCGCCACCCAGTGAGACCGAGAGTAAGAACCCTTTCTTCAGGATGATGTCTCAGTCAACTGAGGGTACACccgctgctgctcctccGGCACCTTCAGCTACGAACCCTTTCCATAGGATGACCCAGAACCAGGAGGGCAAAGCTCCTTCAGGCCCTGTCTCGCGTCGCCGTGCAGACACTGACGACTGGGGTTCTGATAATGATGATAAGGACGATGACTCAGACGATGAGCGACCTGGAGGTGGTAGCGCAGCTCAGCTGGCCTCTATGCTATTTGGCACAATGGcacctcctcgtcctctctCCGCAGCCGGCAGGGAATCAGCAACTGCTAGTCCTGTGGCCGCCAATGCTG CACCACCGCCCCCACCACCGATGCCATCAGTCGGCgcacctcctccacctcctccccCTATGGGTGGCgctcctccgcctcctccgcctcccgGCGATGCACCTGCTCCAGCTTCCGGTGGCGGTCGTCCAGCAGGCTTCCTGAGTGAGATCCAGCTGGGCAAGGCTCTCAAGAAGAcaaccaccaaagacagCAGTGCAGCGGCGGTGGCGGGACGAGTTTTGGATTAA
- a CDS encoding related to tetratricopeptide repeat protein tpr1, translating to MSSSQTAAANGVNGGTRSAPVSIRFTDIPSAIDIPVQGDQEDEAVEIDLEDLVDDPTELCTLFENERAAKTYWMTVALAYAKQHKIDHAIEMLQRGGSAIQSNSSNPRDKVSMICCLCWMYLWKSREAPRVAPEGASVSDAKTKEYYLQLATSSLNDAARLNPSFPPIFLARGVLLLLRASLQAPSKTTGGIGSEKHELLKTAVKSFDDALRVSQGKNMLALMGKARALFSMHKYPESLTIYQDVLQKMPDLVDPDPRIGIGCCFWQLGFKDDAKMAWERCIEINPDSKVANILLGLYYLDASGHVPVNSDEFLKLYKKAMTEYTQKSFKLDKNLPLTCSTFAGYFLSRKSWDNADKLAHKAIQYTDVNAIASDGWYMLARKEHYDGDTERATDYYRRADEARGGTETGYLPAKFGVAQLSVLKNDLGEAKLRLEKMIQQSKNHEAMILLGTLYAEEVFANQVSDSKEDKSAELKKATALLEGVRNAWKDPKKALSPDASVLLNLARLYETDHPDKALQCLQQVEQLELDQVPASERPEDVTDEAEIKAALRKSLPPQLLNNIGCFHSQAEKHELASDLFEAALGACMKIGEKDPEMDTDALVSTISFNLARSYESRGLTDKAVEVYESLLARHDDYTDARARLAYIKLRKNPNKEGPDAVAKLYQENNTDLEVRALYGWYLGRVGSRKRPANLGEDNEFRHFKHTLQNYDKHDRHALVGMGNLYLMQAREMRRESDSEKQKRSATYSKAVEFFDKALSLDPKNAYAAQGVAIALVEDKKDYKAALAIFNKVRETIRDSHLYVNLGHIYAELRQYSKAIEHYEIALSKDGKANDATILACLGRTWLNRGRAERDVDAHIKALECAQKALEVAPEQMHYKFNVAFVQIQLVTMVQGLPENKRSTEQLEKAAEGLEAAIASLDEIATHPQTPYPKHDVEQRANMARNTLRKQLERAIGKQKEWEEKNKEKIQAAKELREVELRRREETRQKALEAERERQEKIRKEREEIAAQDKALAEKRAEEERARAEAEMTTDSETGEKIKRKRKTAPRASGESKPKRSGGKKKKKSDRQDDESEEEEERTKKRRRLTKKESSKFKSAEIVVDSDEENENEDDELERAERNIDREDTPLSEAEEKVADDDNMEVDDGANQEGEDDDEEEIAPRQQHKRARRGRVVDSDEEDNEDGDAPAQASGDESRPAADTSMADADEDE from the exons ATGTCCTCTTCGCAAACAGCCGCCGCGAATGGTGTCAATGGCGGAACACGGTCCGCGCCGGTCAGTATCCGATTTACTGACATCCCCTCCGCCATCGACATTCCCGTGCAAGGTGACcaggaagatgaggctgtCGAAATCGACCTCGAGGACCTCGTCGATGACCCCACCGAACTCTGTACCCTCTTCGAGAACGAGCGCGCCGCCAAAACCTACTGGATGACCGTCGCTCTAGCTTATGCCAAACAACACAAGATCGATCATGCCATCGAGATGCTCCAGCGAGGCGGCAGCGCCATCCAAAGCAACAGTTCCAACCCGCGCGATAAAGTCAGCATGATCTGTTGTCTATGTTGGATGTATCTGTGGAAGAGCAGAGAGGCTCCCCGTGTCGCACCCGAGGGCGCCTCTGTTTCTGATGCCAAGACAAAGGAGTATTATCTTCAGCTCGCGACGTCCTCCCTAAACGATGCCGCTCGACTCAACCCATCGTTCCCCCCCATCTTTCTCGCCCGCGGCGTTCTCCTCCTTCTACGAGCCTCTTTGCAGGCGCCATCCAAAACTACTGGAGGCATCGGTTCCGAGAAGCACGAGCTCCTTAAGACTGCCGTGAAGTCCTTCGACGATGCCCTGCGAGTCTCCCAGGGAAAAAACATGCTTGCACTGATGGGAAAAGCTCGTGCTCTATTTTCAATGCATAAGTACCCCGAGTCGCTCACAATTTACCAGGATGTTCTGCAAAAGATGCCTGACTTGGTTGACCCGGATCCCCGAATTGGAATTGGCTGCTGTTTCTGGCAGCTTGGCTTCAAGGATGACGCTAAGATGGCCTGGGAGAGGTGTATTGAGATCAACCCTGATTCAAAGGTTGCCAACATTCTCCTCGGTCTCTACTACCTGGATGCGAGCGGTCATGTACCAGTCAACAGCGACGAATTCCTGAAGCTCTACAAGAAGGCCATGACAGAATACACGCAGAAGTCTTTCAAGCTTGACAAAAACCTCCCCCTTACCTGCTCGACTTTTGCCGGTTACTTCTTATCTCGAAAGTCGTGGGACAATGCCGACAAGCTGGCGCACAAAGCTATTCAATACACAGACGTCAATGCCATTGCCAGTGATGGTTGGTACATGCTTGCGAGAAAAGAGCATTATGACGGTGATACGGAGCGTGCGACGGATTACTATCGCCGTGCCGATGAAGCTCGCGGAGGTACCGAGACGGGCTATCTTCCTGCTAAATTTGGTGTTGCTCAGCTCTCAGTTTTGAAAAATGACTTGGGAGAAGCCAAGCTTCGTTTGGAAAAGATGATTCAACAGTCCAAGAACCATGAGGCTATGATTCTCCTTGGCACGCTTTACGCCGAGGAGGTCTTCGCTAACCAGGTCAGCGACAGCAAGGAGGACAAGTCTGCTGAACTCAAGAAAGCAACCGCTCTTCTTGAGGGCGTACGGAATGCTTGGAAGGACCCGAAGAAGGCATTATCGCCAGATGCCTCAGTTCTCCTCAACTTGGCACGCCTGTATGAGACGGATCACCCTGACAAAGCTCTGCAATGCTTGCAACAAGTCGAGCAACTAGAATTGGACCAGGTCCCGGCCTCTGAACGACCTGAAGATGTTACTGATGAGGCTGAAATCAAGGCTGCGCTTCGCAAGTCGCTGCCCCCTCAATTACTTAACAACATCGGCTGTTTCCACTCACAAGCTGAGAAACATGAGCTAGCGAGTGACCTGTTTGAGGCAGCGCTAGGTGCATGCATGAAGATTGGCGAGAAGGACCCTGAGATGGACACAGATGCCTTGGTATCCACaatcagcttcaacttggCCCGAAGCTACGAATCTAGAGGTCTCACAGACAAGGCTGTCGAGGTGTACGAAAGTCTCTTGGCTCGCCACGACGATTACACGGATGCTCGCGCCAGACTTGCCTACATCAAACTCAGGAAGAACCCAAACAAGGAGGGTCCCGACGCCGTCGCCAAGTTGTACCAGGAGAACAATACTGACTTGGAGGTCCGGGCCTTGTACGGCTGGTATCTGGGCCGAGTTGGCTCAAGGAAACGCCCAGCCAACCTGGGCGAGGACAATGAGTTCCGCCATTTCAAGCATACGCTCCAAAACTATGACAAACATGATAGACACGCTCTCGTGGGCATGGGTAACCTGTATCTCATGCAGGCACGAGAGATGCGCCGTGAATCGGACTCGGAAAAACAAAAACGAAGTGCAACCTACAGCAAGGCTGTTGAGTTTTTTGACAAGGCGCTGTCGCTGGATCCAAAGAACGCTTATGCTGCGCAGGGTGTGGCCATTGCTCTtgtcgaggacaagaaggattACAAGGCGGCACTGGCTATCTTCAACAAGGTCCGAGAAACTATCAGGGACTCTCACCTCTATGTTAACCTGGGACACATATATGCTGAGCTCAGACAATACTCAAAGGCGATTGAGCACTATGAGATTGCGCTTTCCAAAGATGGAAAGGCCAACGATGCAACAATCCTCGCTTGCTTGGGTCGAACATGGTTGAACCGTGGGCGGGCCGAACGTGATGTGGATGCACACATTAAGGCGCTTGAGTGTGCGCAGAAG GCTCTCGAGGTTGCTCCCGAACAGATGCACTACAAGTTCAACGTGGCTTTTGTGCAAATCCAGCTTGTTACAATGGTCCAAGGATTACCAGAGAACAAGCGTTCGACAGAGCAGCTTGAAAAAGCCGCCGAGGGCCTCGAGGCTGCTATCGCGTCACTGGATGAGATCGCGACGCATCCGCAAACCCCTTACCCTAAGCACGATGTCGAGCAGCGTGCAAACATGGCCCGTAACACCTTGCGTAAACAGCTTGAACGAGCCATCGGTAAGCAGAAAGAgtgggaggagaagaataAGGAGAAAATACAGGCAGCCAAAGAGCTACGAGAGGTCGAGCTCCGTCGCCGTGAAGAAACTCGTCAAAAGGCTTTGGAAGCAGAACGGGAGCGACAAGAAAAGATTCGGAAAGAACGTGAAGAGATTGCTGCGCAAGATAAGGCCCTGGCTGAAAAACGCGCTGAAGAGGAACGGGCTCGCGCCGAGGCCGAAATGACGACTGATAGCGAGACGGGGGAGAAGATAAAACGAAAGCGGAAAACCGCTCCAAGGGCCTCGGGAGAATCAAAGCCCAAGAGATcaggaggaaagaagaagaagaagagtgatCGTCAAGACGATGAgtctgaggaagaagaggaacgTACAAAGAAGCGCCGTCGTCTGACAAAGAAAGAATCATCCAAGTTCAAGTCGGCCGAGATTGTTGTTGACAGcgacgaagagaacgagaacgaagatgatgaactCGAGCGTGCTGAGAGAAACATCGATCGCGAAGATACTCCTCTatctgaggctgaggagaaggttgccgatgatgacaacATGGAGGTCGACGACGGCGCCAACCAGGAAggcgaagacgatgacgaggaagagatcgCTCCGCGCCAACAGCACAAGCGAGCTCGTCGTGGACGTGTCGTTGACAGTGACGAAGAGGACAATGAGGATGGGGATGCACCTGCGCAAGCATCTGGTGATGAGTCTCGTCCTGCTGCAGATACCAGCATGGCCGACGCAGACGAAGACGAGTAA